CAGAGATTTTAATTACAAAAACTTTGGATATGTTCCTGTAAATGGTAAAAAATACCCTATCGAGCTTTATGCATCTTTCAACGACCGTGTGGTAGGAAACGATAGTACAAACATTCAGCGTGATTATTTCTTTATGGGAAGTATAGATAAAGCTAAAGTGCTTGATGGGCTAGATGAAGAAATGGTAAGCCGTGAAATCAAAGATGAAGCGTCTCCAATTAAATCAGACATCATCAAAGTTGGTAGTAAATCACGCCCATCTCTTGAAGGAAACTGGGGAGCTGATGTAGATGTGAAAATTCAAGAAAGAAGAATTAAACAGAAAAAATCTGAACTCAAAAAATAATTTTTAATGAGCAGTAATGTATTATCCATCCTTTTTGAAAAGGATGGATTTTCTTTTTGTAGTTTTAAGGAACAGAAGATTGTTGCCACGGAATTCACACCTTTTGAAGTGAATTCGGATGGGGCGATAGAACTTGTGCTGGAACACAAAATCAAAGATAATTTATATCTAAAACAAGAATACGACCAAGTCTATGCGCAGTTGCTTGGTTCGCAGTTCTGCATTGTACCAGATGAGTACTATCAGCAAGAAAAAGACAATGAATTATGGATTTCGTTTAATACAGAGTTATACGAAAACGATAAAGTAATCGATGAAAAACTTACCAATACCAATGCGCATTTCTTGTATAGCTATCCCATAGAAATAGAGCAGGTGTTGTCAAAATTTTATTCAAAATATGAAATTTCGAGCGCGTCGAGTGCTTTTCTAAATGCGATAAAATCTGATAGTGACTCCCCTGAAGTTTTTGTGAATATTCATCATCGTTCGGTAGAGATTTTGTGCCTTAAAAATCAAAAATTGCTATTTTACAATGTTTTTTCGGTGCAGTCGGAAAATGATATTATTTATTATATTTTAAATGTTTACAAGCAACTTTCACTAGATGCTAATCAAGATAAATTATACTTCTTCGGGAACGAAGAAAACTGGGAAGGGCTCATTAAAAAACTTTTGAATTTTGTACGCCATGTCATCCCAGGTGTGAACGATGCTACTGAATTACAATATTATACCCATTATTTAAAATTATCATGAGAATAATCTCCGGAAAATGGAAAGGTCGCAAATTGCAGGCACCTAAAAATTTACCCACTCGCCCCACCACAGATTTTGCCAAGGAAGGCTTGTTTAATGTACTGAACAGCCGTTTTTACTTCGAAGATTTGCAGGTTTTGGATCTTTTTGCAGGCATTGGGAGCATTTCCTATGAATTTGCTTCTCGGGGTTGCCAATCCGTTACGGGAGTAGATAAACACACGGCTTGCGTGAAATTCATCAGCCAAACCAAAGAACAATTAGAGCTTGATAATTTGCAAGTTTTCAAGGCTGATGTGTTTAGCTTTTTAGCTCAAAATCAAGGCTTAAGTTATGATTTGATTTTTGCCGATCCGCCGTTTGAATTTGAAAAAGAATCTTACCGAGAAATTTTGGATTTGGTGTTTGAAAATCAGCTGTTAAAACCAGAAGGAACTTTGATTTTAGAGCACTCTAAAAAAATGGATTTAACCGATTTTCCAAATTATAAAGAAACCAAAAAGTACGGAAATGTACATTTTAGTTTCTTTAGTAAATAATCAAAAATTAAAATTTATTGAATTTTTCTGATTGAAATTCTCCTTTGTCATCGGTCCAGATTAGGAGGAATTTCAAATCTGTTCGTTTTTGCGCGTAGGCTTTGGCCTTGTCCAATCCCATAGCCATAAGCGCAGTAGCAGTGGCGTCTGCTTCGGCTGCTGTAGGCGCAATCACGGTAGCGCTCAACAGATTACTAATTCCCGTTGTTCCGTCGATAGGATTCATGGTATGCACCACTTTGTCGCCGTTGTCTAAAATATGGAATTTGCGGTAATTTCCAGAAGTGGCAAGCGACTCATTGTCAAGCGGCACAGTAGTGAAC
This Ornithobacterium rhinotracheale DNA region includes the following protein-coding sequences:
- the rsmD gene encoding 16S rRNA (guanine(966)-N(2))-methyltransferase RsmD codes for the protein MRIISGKWKGRKLQAPKNLPTRPTTDFAKEGLFNVLNSRFYFEDLQVLDLFAGIGSISYEFASRGCQSVTGVDKHTACVKFISQTKEQLELDNLQVFKADVFSFLAQNQGLSYDLIFADPPFEFEKESYREILDLVFENQLLKPEGTLILEHSKKMDLTDFPNYKETKKYGNVHFSFFSK
- a CDS encoding DUF3822 family protein, with translation MSSNVLSILFEKDGFSFCSFKEQKIVATEFTPFEVNSDGAIELVLEHKIKDNLYLKQEYDQVYAQLLGSQFCIVPDEYYQQEKDNELWISFNTELYENDKVIDEKLTNTNAHFLYSYPIEIEQVLSKFYSKYEISSASSAFLNAIKSDSDSPEVFVNIHHRSVEILCLKNQKLLFYNVFSVQSENDIIYYILNVYKQLSLDANQDKLYFFGNEENWEGLIKKLLNFVRHVIPGVNDATELQYYTHYLKLS